In bacterium, the genomic window AAGTCGGCTCCCGATTTTGCCGAAAAAAAGAAAGAAGCCTGGAAGTTCACGAAGAAAGCCATCGACTCGGGTTACCCATGCTTCGGCTGGGAGCTTGCCATCCCGGAATATTATGTTGTCTACGGCTATGACGATGAGCGCTATCTCTTCAAAGGACCCGCTATGAATCCTGAGACTAAGCCCAGGCCGTGGCAGGAGCTTGGCGATGCCGAGACAGGCGTACTCTACGTGTCTCAGGTAAAACCGGCGGAGGCAAAAGACGACTCGGCGCTTGTGAAAGAAGCGCTTGCGTTCGCAGTCGAGCATGCAAAGGATTCCAAAAAGTGGACGTTCCCGAGGTACATGACCGGGCTCGGGGCTTATGATAACTGGATAAAGGCGCTGGGGTCTGATTCTGCCAACGGGTTCGGCGCCGCCTACAACGCAGAGGTCTGGCACGAGTGCCGCCACTATGCGGTCGAGTTCCTGAAGGAGGCAAGGGGACGTCTGGGAAAACCCGGACTCAACCCTCTTTTCGATGAGGCTATCTCCCATTACGAGATAGTCCGTAGGAGTCTTCGCGAGGTTGCAGACGTCTTTCCGTTCCTTTCCTTCGACCCCGCTCATATAAAGGACGCCGGACGTCGCGAAAAGGCTTCGGCATGCCTCAAAGCCGCGCGCGATGCGGAGGCAAAAGGACTCCAAACGCTCGAAAATATAGCCAAGGCGCTCTAGGAGATCGTGGAGTGCGCTCTGAATCAAGTAACAACGGCGAGGGTTCAGTGAGGCGAAGCAGGAAAAACTCGTAAAACGAAATAAGGAGATATAGTGAAAGGTCTTCTTTCCGGATTGGGTCTATTGGCTTTACTCAGCACAGGACTCAACGCTCTAGATACTAATAACTCGAATTTGGCAACCGAAAGGAGCGCGATGCTCGAATACTACACCAGCCAGGGTCCAATGACCGACCCAGGGAAACACATCAATTTGTATGAAGGGTTGCCCGATGATGTCGCAGGACTCGTCAAGGTCGTACAGGGCGCATTCTTGCACATCTTTTGGGCACGCGCCTACGGCGTGCAGTTGACCCAGGAGAAGGCAAGCTCCGTCGGCATGCGCACCCTCGAAGCCAAGCTTGCCGAGATTGAGAAGATGGACAACCGTCCAATAGTCGAGCCTCGCGAGCTTGAAAACCGTCTTGTTGCCAACTGCAGGGATTACTCTCTGCTCCTTTGCTCGCTCCTGAAGTACAAAGGCATACCGGCAAGGGCAAGGTGCGGATTCGGAGCTTATTTTATGCCCGGGAAGTATATGGATCACTGGATATGCGAGTACTGGGATGTCAGACGCAGCGAGTGGGTTCGCGTTGACGCGCAGCTCGACAGCGTTCAGGTAAAGGCTTTGGGTATCGAGTTCGATCCTCTTGCATTGCCTGAAGGCGCATTCCTTGCGGGCGGCGAAGCCTGGACGCTCTGCCGTGCGGGCAAGCTCGACCCCGACAAGTGCGGCTTCTTCGATCCTCCTAACCTCAAAGGCATGTGGTTCATCAGAGGCGACATGATCCGCGACTTCATGGCCCTGAACAAGCTTGAGGTACTTCCGTGGGACTCCAATGACTCAGGGCTTATGGGAATTCCTGATGACAAGCTGACCGAAAGCGATTACGCCATGCTGGACAAGGTGGCTCAATTGACCACCTCAGGCGACAGCGCCTTCACGGAACTTCGGGAACTCTATGAGTCTGATTCGATCCTCAGGATGCCTGCGGACTGGAACCCGTAACACCCGTAACACCCGTGACAGGCAATGAAGACATGAACGGGGCATACCAAACGTAAGAATGGAAAGAATGTGAAATGGACTTTTTGCGGATTGGGCTTCATGGTGTTTCTTTTCACAGGACTCAAAGCCCA contains:
- a CDS encoding transglutaminase domain-containing protein, coding for MKGLLSGLGLLALLSTGLNALDTNNSNLATERSAMLEYYTSQGPMTDPGKHINLYEGLPDDVAGLVKVVQGAFLHIFWARAYGVQLTQEKASSVGMRTLEAKLAEIEKMDNRPIVEPRELENRLVANCRDYSLLLCSLLKYKGIPARARCGFGAYFMPGKYMDHWICEYWDVRRSEWVRVDAQLDSVQVKALGIEFDPLALPEGAFLAGGEAWTLCRAGKLDPDKCGFFDPPNLKGMWFIRGDMIRDFMALNKLEVLPWDSNDSGLMGIPDDKLTESDYAMLDKVAQLTTSGDSAFTELRELYESDSILRMPADWNP